The following proteins are encoded in a genomic region of Sorangiineae bacterium MSr12523:
- a CDS encoding winged helix-turn-helix domain-containing protein yields the protein MTSSSEVLAFGPFRLSRRERLLTRDGVPVDIGGRALDLLTALVEQRGRVVSKRELLERVWPDVVVEDGSLRFHMAALRKVLGDGEDGARYISTQVGVGYAFVASVEVIVAERAPAQHRVESSIVRSLPARARVIGRARELTLLAEQVASAPLFTLVGAGGVGKTTVAVELAHRLAGHFEHVSFIDLASLQDSTLLVSTLATALGIPVQAEDTIRVLLGHISRRKLLLVFDNCEHLISDVSSLVEKIGDAAPDVCVLSTSRESLRVRGERIHWLGGLEYPVDPADMSLEQLLAYPAIELFAERARAADSTLQIDLAAALVIANMCRRVDGMALPIELTAVRVAMHGFEATARMLSEHYALSWAGRRTAMPRQQTLQATLDWSYDLLSDIERLTLDRLSVFVGSFTPEAALAVVGRSPLAAGRALPALDELTAKSLVATDRGASRGGYRLLEMTRAYAREKLNARGATEVQATARSHATYFAHGVEFNASQSELVASLGNIRGALSWCFGPDGDPALALQVAARCVPVLLKLALLDECRNWCERALALMEDAHRGTAIELELQGALGTCLMLTRGHGDRAEAALRRGLALSSELGDDWNELRMLGRLHLFHERIGDFATALAWAEDSRRVADKLGSFEARAVSDCLLGISHHLAGEQLRARGELELSLDPTLPPDLYRSRSGIALARCLWLLGYADQARAVAERTIRYAGAFGNPTMQSLVRLWNLSVCLWSGDLEKAQEDLGVFASLAEANAFELYIVAANGFRGQLAILQGRTEDGVRQLEAALARLRTAHYAMLTSTFVPVLATGLIDTGRNDEARRLLDATIDDCRRNGELFALPELLRVKARTASLDAERWLHDALDCARGQGARAWELRASNDLARAWLERGQVEDARQLLRPLRDGFDEGLDTIDIREADQILAQIARSAS from the coding sequence GACTTCGTCTTCCGAGGTGCTCGCATTCGGTCCATTTCGCCTTTCGAGGCGCGAGCGCCTGCTCACACGGGACGGCGTGCCGGTTGACATCGGAGGGCGCGCGCTCGATCTGCTGACGGCGCTCGTGGAGCAACGCGGGCGCGTCGTGTCCAAGCGTGAGCTGCTCGAGCGCGTTTGGCCCGACGTCGTCGTCGAGGACGGAAGCCTTCGCTTCCACATGGCGGCGCTGCGCAAAGTGCTGGGGGACGGCGAAGACGGCGCTCGCTATATCAGCACGCAGGTCGGTGTCGGTTACGCGTTCGTTGCGTCCGTCGAGGTCATCGTCGCCGAGCGAGCGCCCGCGCAGCACCGGGTCGAATCATCGATCGTGCGTAGCCTGCCCGCGCGCGCGCGGGTGATCGGCCGCGCGCGCGAGCTGACCCTCCTTGCCGAGCAGGTTGCGTCCGCGCCTCTGTTCACGCTCGTGGGGGCCGGCGGGGTTGGAAAAACGACGGTCGCGGTCGAACTCGCACATCGACTCGCGGGGCACTTCGAGCACGTGAGCTTCATCGATCTTGCATCGCTGCAGGACTCCACGCTCCTCGTCTCGACTTTGGCCACTGCGCTCGGAATACCGGTGCAGGCCGAGGACACGATCCGTGTGCTCCTAGGGCACATCAGCAGGCGCAAGCTGCTTCTCGTGTTCGATAATTGCGAACATCTCATCAGCGATGTCTCGAGCCTCGTCGAAAAGATCGGCGACGCGGCTCCTGACGTGTGCGTCTTGTCCACGAGTCGGGAGTCGCTCCGCGTTCGCGGCGAACGCATTCATTGGTTGGGCGGCCTCGAGTATCCGGTCGACCCGGCGGACATGTCGCTGGAACAGCTCCTTGCGTATCCTGCGATCGAGCTATTTGCGGAGCGTGCACGGGCGGCGGACAGCACGCTGCAGATCGATCTCGCCGCGGCTCTCGTCATTGCCAACATGTGTCGGCGGGTCGATGGAATGGCATTGCCGATCGAGCTCACCGCGGTGCGCGTGGCGATGCACGGCTTCGAAGCGACGGCGCGGATGCTGAGCGAGCATTATGCACTCAGTTGGGCCGGACGACGCACCGCGATGCCTCGTCAACAGACGCTGCAGGCAACACTGGACTGGAGCTATGATCTGCTTTCGGATATCGAAAGGCTCACCCTCGATCGCCTGTCGGTGTTCGTTGGTTCGTTTACCCCGGAAGCGGCGCTCGCCGTGGTCGGACGCTCCCCGCTCGCCGCCGGTCGGGCGCTCCCTGCGCTGGACGAGCTAACGGCCAAGTCGTTGGTCGCAACCGATCGCGGGGCGAGCCGCGGAGGCTACCGCCTCTTGGAAATGACCCGTGCGTATGCGCGGGAAAAGCTCAATGCGCGAGGCGCCACGGAGGTACAGGCGACTGCACGCAGCCATGCGACGTATTTCGCGCACGGCGTGGAATTCAATGCATCGCAGTCCGAGCTCGTAGCGTCGCTGGGTAATATCCGGGGTGCCCTCTCGTGGTGCTTTGGGCCCGATGGCGACCCGGCGCTCGCCCTCCAAGTTGCAGCGCGGTGCGTGCCGGTGTTGCTGAAATTGGCTTTACTCGACGAATGCCGCAATTGGTGCGAGCGCGCGCTCGCCCTCATGGAGGATGCGCACCGTGGCACGGCCATCGAGCTCGAATTGCAAGGCGCGTTGGGAACCTGCTTGATGTTGACGCGCGGACATGGCGACAGGGCCGAAGCCGCGCTGCGGCGGGGCCTCGCGCTCTCTTCCGAGCTGGGTGACGACTGGAACGAACTGCGGATGCTGGGACGTCTTCACCTCTTTCACGAACGCATCGGGGACTTCGCGACCGCACTCGCGTGGGCGGAGGATTCCCGGCGGGTCGCCGACAAACTCGGTTCATTCGAAGCACGGGCGGTTTCAGATTGCCTGTTGGGCATCTCGCATCACTTGGCAGGAGAACAGCTACGGGCGCGGGGCGAGCTCGAGCTCTCATTGGATCCGACGTTGCCGCCCGATCTTTATCGAAGCCGCTCCGGGATTGCGCTCGCGCGTTGCCTTTGGTTGCTGGGATATGCGGACCAAGCGCGGGCCGTGGCCGAGCGAACGATTCGCTACGCAGGCGCGTTCGGAAATCCCACCATGCAATCCCTCGTTCGGCTCTGGAACTTGTCGGTGTGTTTGTGGTCTGGCGATCTCGAGAAGGCTCAAGAGGATCTCGGCGTGTTTGCGAGCCTCGCGGAAGCCAATGCATTCGAGCTGTACATCGTGGCGGCGAATGGCTTCCGCGGCCAGCTCGCGATCCTTCAGGGCAGGACGGAGGACGGCGTACGCCAGTTGGAGGCAGCGCTGGCTCGTCTGCGCACGGCTCATTACGCGATGCTGACGAGTACCTTCGTACCGGTGCTCGCAACGGGCTTGATCGACACCGGTCGTAACGATGAGGCTCGCAGGCTTCTCGACGCGACCATCGACGATTGCCGTCGCAATGGTGAGCTGTTCGCACTGCCGGAACTCTTGCGCGTGAAAGCTAGAACGGCGAGCCTTGACGCCGAGAGGTGGCTGCACGATGCCCTCGATTGCGCGCGAGGGCAGGGAGCGCGCGCGTGGGAGTTGCGCGCTTCGAATGATCTCGCACGCGCCTGGCTCGAACGCGGCCAAGTCGAGGACGCTCGGCAGCTGCTACGGCCGCTTCGCGATGGCTTCGACGAAGGCCTCGATACGATCGATATTCGTGAAGCAGATCAGATACTTGCGCAGATCGCTCGCAGCGCCTCATAG
- a CDS encoding MipA/OmpV family protein has protein sequence MSTNIRWRSTVAVLLTLGAANLAGERIARADEPDVVSEPAPVRPAAVRVAVGAGAITMPEYPGAARTRILPLPYIDAHAGPLYVSTLRGIGLEIGEGALYGGASVYVDLGRKESSDPERLAGRGDIGLAADPRVYVGLRHALGRTALVRVESSLHRHLGGSDAFLADARAGVSLFLERRWTLDGSVSTTWMDARYARTFFDARGSGIRDVTISVFGSYAINERWSVGALARAGVLVGDAGASPVVATRLQPSTVTFLRYDF, from the coding sequence GTGTCCACCAATATTCGATGGCGAAGCACCGTCGCGGTCCTCCTTACGCTAGGTGCCGCGAACCTCGCGGGTGAACGGATTGCACGCGCCGACGAGCCCGACGTGGTCTCCGAGCCCGCACCCGTGCGCCCCGCCGCCGTGCGTGTCGCGGTCGGCGCCGGCGCGATCACGATGCCCGAGTACCCGGGCGCGGCGCGCACGCGCATTCTCCCACTGCCATACATCGACGCGCATGCCGGGCCGCTCTACGTATCGACGCTGAGGGGCATCGGTCTCGAGATCGGCGAAGGGGCACTTTACGGTGGCGCGAGCGTCTACGTGGACCTCGGGCGCAAAGAGAGTTCCGACCCCGAGCGGCTCGCGGGTCGCGGTGATATCGGCTTGGCCGCAGACCCGCGCGTCTACGTCGGGTTGCGGCACGCGCTCGGCAGGACAGCGCTCGTGCGCGTCGAGAGCTCGCTGCATCGGCATCTCGGCGGCAGCGACGCGTTCCTCGCGGACGCGAGGGCGGGGGTGTCCCTCTTTCTCGAGCGCCGGTGGACGCTCGACGGGTCGGTTTCTACGACGTGGATGGACGCACGCTACGCGCGCACGTTCTTCGACGCGAGGGGCAGCGGTATTCGCGACGTCACGATCAGCGTGTTCGGCTCCTACGCCATCAACGAGCGCTGGTCGGTGGGCGCGCTCGCACGCGCGGGTGTGCTCGTGGGAGACGCTGGCGCGAGTCCCGTTGTCGCGACACGGCTACAGCCGTCCACTGTCACGTTCTTGCGCTACGACTTCTGA
- a CDS encoding molybdopterin-dependent oxidoreductase, with protein MDKPSRVIKPSMLGRRTLLRGIATGTGIIALGGATHVLADDDASRRASSLKRPDGRPRLPPSQFLLQRLRPMGGSEGDPSAKNFKLRVYGEVEAPFEIDFAELLEMPQVEQTCDVHCVTKWTVLDSHWTGVRVADLAARAKMKRTARHVIFEGANGYTSNVLVREALAPTSLVAHRYEGAPLARPHGAPVRALVPDLYFWKSAKWLSGIRFSAVDQPGYWEVRGYNNHADPWREERYG; from the coding sequence ATGGATAAACCTTCTCGCGTCATCAAGCCGAGCATGCTCGGCCGGCGCACCCTGCTAAGAGGCATCGCAACCGGCACGGGCATCATCGCCCTGGGCGGTGCGACCCACGTCCTGGCCGACGACGACGCCAGCCGCCGCGCGTCCTCCCTGAAGCGCCCCGATGGTCGCCCCCGGCTGCCGCCGAGCCAGTTCTTACTTCAGCGGTTGCGTCCGATGGGCGGAAGCGAAGGCGATCCGAGCGCGAAGAACTTCAAGCTGCGCGTCTACGGCGAGGTGGAAGCACCCTTCGAAATCGACTTCGCCGAGCTGCTCGAAATGCCACAGGTCGAGCAAACCTGTGACGTTCACTGCGTGACGAAATGGACGGTGCTCGACAGCCACTGGACCGGGGTTCGCGTGGCCGATCTCGCGGCGCGCGCCAAGATGAAGAGGACCGCACGCCACGTCATCTTCGAAGGCGCCAACGGTTACACGTCGAACGTGCTCGTGCGCGAAGCGCTCGCGCCCACCTCGCTCGTCGCCCACCGCTACGAGGGTGCACCGCTGGCACGTCCGCACGGAGCACCGGTGCGTGCGTTGGTGCCGGATCTGTATTTCTGGAAGAGCGCGAAGTGGCTCAGCGGCATTCGATTCAGCGCCGTCGATCAACCTGGCTATTGGGAGGTACGCGGTTACAACAACCACGCCGATCCGTGGAGAGAAGAACGATATGGCTGA
- a CDS encoding alpha/beta fold hydrolase, with protein MVGCTDQADRRTGPTRGPSGLAFYQPPSPLTGNTHGDLIWIRDFPSTAALPHAAKNLLLLYRSTNLHGAAIAISGILSVPPGNPPASGWPVITYAHGTSGIGTSCAPSLDTPDAPTHSIDSYIVPALDRWVQNGWAVLRTDYEGLGTPGPHPYIIGVSEGRAVLDIVRAAKQADGTLSNRVVIAGHSQGGHAALWAAGLAPEWTPDIDVVGTVAFAPASHFREQLRPLIATSSPTGVLGAVGMMAIRGVDVAYPQLQIPSLLSAQAKSLWPQTETACLVQFQASDSFGGLPPNMYFAEHADLAGLETALGDQNPGQLTISTPALILQGGADSIILPHWTELLRQEFEANGSNVVLRVRENADHGSIVVGESFDEATAWIRARFAKD; from the coding sequence ATGGTTGGTTGTACGGACCAAGCGGATCGCCGAACCGGACCGACGCGGGGACCATCAGGGCTCGCATTTTACCAACCTCCGTCCCCGTTGACCGGGAACACCCATGGAGACCTGATCTGGATTCGCGACTTTCCGTCGACCGCTGCGCTACCACACGCCGCAAAGAACCTATTGTTGCTTTACCGATCGACGAATCTTCACGGGGCGGCGATTGCCATTTCGGGCATCCTCTCCGTCCCGCCCGGAAACCCGCCGGCAAGTGGATGGCCAGTGATCACGTATGCCCATGGCACGTCCGGCATAGGGACCTCCTGCGCACCATCCTTGGACACCCCGGACGCGCCTACCCACTCGATCGATTCGTATATCGTCCCAGCACTCGATCGTTGGGTGCAAAATGGTTGGGCGGTACTGCGCACGGACTACGAAGGCCTTGGCACGCCGGGGCCACATCCTTACATCATTGGGGTCTCCGAGGGCCGTGCCGTTCTCGACATCGTGCGAGCGGCGAAGCAGGCAGACGGCACGCTGAGCAATCGAGTCGTCATTGCAGGCCACTCGCAAGGTGGGCACGCCGCCTTGTGGGCCGCGGGCCTGGCGCCAGAGTGGACACCGGATATCGACGTCGTCGGCACGGTGGCGTTTGCGCCCGCTTCACATTTTCGTGAGCAGCTTCGACCTCTCATCGCGACCAGCAGCCCAACGGGGGTACTTGGTGCCGTAGGTATGATGGCCATACGAGGTGTCGACGTCGCATATCCGCAATTGCAGATACCTTCGTTGCTATCGGCGCAAGCGAAGTCATTGTGGCCACAGACCGAGACCGCCTGTCTGGTCCAATTCCAAGCATCGGACTCGTTCGGTGGGCTACCGCCAAACATGTATTTTGCCGAACACGCCGATCTGGCGGGTCTCGAAACGGCTCTCGGCGACCAGAATCCAGGTCAGCTCACCATCTCGACTCCAGCGCTGATACTACAAGGGGGCGCCGACAGCATCATCCTACCCCATTGGACCGAGCTCCTTCGTCAGGAGTTCGAGGCCAATGGTTCCAATGTCGTGCTGCGCGTGCGCGAGAATGCCGACCATGGTTCGATTGTCGTTGGTGAATCCTTCGACGAGGCTACCGCTTGGATACGAGCTCGATTCGCCAAGGACTGA
- a CDS encoding TetR/AcrR family transcriptional regulator: protein MTTLDTDERDTLRRRQILASARAVFVQFGFDKSSMDDIAKRANLSRGLVYRKFKNREELLQAVFEDLFVGRYERAAHVVAGAGSKRDKLLRIYEILYLEPWDEMMGSPMAPELYQACKRFDPEGVDKRERMRLRYTQAILGDKSAAEVFMLSVEGLSGTDIPSTSVLRRRIQLLCERFAEARPNDETRDVK, encoded by the coding sequence ATGACGACCTTGGACACGGACGAACGCGACACTCTTCGGCGTCGCCAAATTCTGGCAAGTGCACGAGCGGTGTTCGTTCAGTTTGGCTTCGACAAATCTTCGATGGACGATATTGCCAAGCGAGCCAATCTCTCGCGCGGGTTGGTCTATCGGAAATTCAAGAACAGGGAGGAGCTCCTCCAAGCCGTCTTCGAGGACCTCTTCGTGGGGCGCTACGAGCGCGCCGCACATGTCGTCGCCGGAGCAGGAAGCAAGCGAGACAAGCTGCTTCGAATCTACGAGATTCTATACCTTGAACCATGGGACGAGATGATGGGGTCCCCCATGGCGCCCGAGCTCTATCAAGCATGCAAGCGTTTCGATCCAGAAGGCGTCGATAAACGAGAGCGTATGCGTCTGAGATACACGCAGGCCATTCTCGGCGACAAGAGTGCCGCGGAGGTTTTCATGCTCTCCGTCGAAGGGTTGTCGGGGACGGACATCCCGTCGACGAGCGTTCTCCGACGACGGATCCAGCTTCTGTGCGAGCGCTTCGCTGAAGCGCGACCGAACGATGAAACTCGTGACGTGAAATAG
- a CDS encoding SDR family oxidoreductase, protein MDLQHTKWTQAQLPSMTGRTVFVTGGASGIGFQASKALAACGARVIVLGRDRIKGEAAVEAIREHSPDAVLEFQEMDLGRLASIAAFAERWLATGDPVHLLLNVAGVMAVPRREATADGFEVHMGTNFLGHFALTAHLLPALRSGHARIVTVSAAVGRWNMARLDPEDLHAERQSYSPMGAYARSKLAGIMFAVELHRRASACGITSVAVDPGTAVTNLQRNVAGLKGAIGRALSTTLGYPLTRAAENVLFAATMSAPTESSLIGPSPGYVVQRCASPGDVGIPPLARDARVREALWRKAELLTAVTYSFTQH, encoded by the coding sequence ATGGATTTGCAGCACACGAAGTGGACGCAGGCGCAGCTTCCGAGCATGACCGGAAGAACGGTGTTCGTGACCGGTGGTGCCAGCGGAATCGGTTTTCAGGCGTCCAAGGCTTTGGCTGCGTGTGGTGCGCGCGTGATCGTGCTTGGGCGCGATCGCATCAAGGGAGAAGCCGCGGTCGAGGCCATTCGCGAGCATTCTCCAGATGCCGTCCTGGAATTTCAGGAGATGGATCTCGGACGCCTTGCGTCGATTGCCGCCTTCGCGGAGCGCTGGCTCGCGACCGGCGACCCGGTACATCTGCTCTTGAACGTCGCCGGAGTCATGGCGGTGCCCCGTCGAGAGGCAACGGCCGACGGCTTCGAAGTGCACATGGGAACCAATTTTCTCGGACATTTTGCTCTTACAGCCCACCTCCTACCGGCCCTGCGCTCGGGCCATGCGCGCATCGTGACCGTCAGCGCGGCGGTCGGCCGCTGGAACATGGCGCGGCTCGATCCGGAGGATCTGCACGCCGAACGACAAAGTTACTCGCCCATGGGAGCCTATGCGCGCAGCAAGCTCGCCGGCATCATGTTCGCGGTCGAACTGCATCGGCGCGCAAGCGCGTGTGGCATCACCAGCGTAGCCGTGGATCCCGGTACTGCCGTCACCAATCTGCAGCGCAATGTTGCCGGTCTGAAAGGGGCCATCGGCAGAGCGCTTTCCACGACACTGGGGTACCCGTTGACGCGCGCGGCGGAGAACGTGCTCTTCGCCGCAACCATGTCGGCGCCCACGGAGTCCTCGCTCATCGGGCCATCGCCGGGGTACGTCGTCCAGCGTTGTGCATCTCCCGGTGATGTTGGCATCCCCCCGCTCGCCCGAGATGCGCGCGTTCGCGAAGCATTGTGGCGGAAGGCCGAATTGTTAACAGCCGTAACCTATTCGTTTACTCAACACTGA
- a CDS encoding glycoside hydrolase family 15 protein — MHSPRIHDYGIIGDGRSAALVSREGAIDWLCWPRFDSASLLAAALDAAKGGHWRVTPIATLRTRRSYQRDSNILVTTFETSTGEARLTDSMTVFGEDDTRRMLVPEHELLRMIECIRGEVEIDLEFQPRPDYARKTLSLRSAGTLGMRLEHGHALYTLRGDEALQLRDSVVVGRFGLRAGERRCFSLTFDTEAPAVLPPLGGAAPARIERTAMWWRRWASRCTYSGRYRERVMRSLLVLKLLCHAPSGAIVAAPTTSFPERWGADLNWDYRYCWPRDASLTVRALLELGYVEEAIAFVSWLLHSTRLTQPELCVLYDVYGEVPRKEQTLTHLTGFRGSRPVRVGNAAAAQIQLDVYGEVIDAVAQMCRWGLRLDAETQRMLRRFGKYVCANWRKPDHGLWEPREDPSHHTHSRLLCWTALDRLLELHGRGHVRRIPMNVFHDERRAIRAEIEEKAWNPRLHSYTHVLGGEAVDASLLLLAWYGFTDVRAPRMRDTFERVRKCLIARPGLLFRGEGSRAQGEGAFGICSFWVAELLARSDETFEEAELWFEQTLSYANDLGLFAEEMDLETGEALGNFPQAFTHVGLICAALAIEARRAAKGAVDELG; from the coding sequence ATGCACTCGCCAAGGATTCACGACTACGGAATCATCGGCGACGGCCGATCCGCCGCGCTCGTCTCTCGGGAAGGCGCCATCGACTGGCTCTGTTGGCCACGGTTCGACAGCGCTTCGCTTCTTGCGGCCGCGTTGGATGCGGCGAAGGGCGGCCACTGGCGCGTGACCCCGATCGCCACACTCCGAACCCGACGCTCTTACCAGCGCGACTCGAACATCCTGGTGACGACCTTCGAGACATCCACCGGTGAGGCTCGGCTCACGGATTCGATGACGGTGTTCGGGGAAGACGACACGCGCCGAATGCTCGTTCCGGAACACGAACTGCTCCGCATGATCGAATGCATCCGGGGCGAAGTCGAAATCGATCTCGAATTTCAACCTCGACCAGATTACGCGCGCAAAACCCTTTCGCTCCGCTCGGCCGGCACATTGGGCATGCGGCTGGAGCACGGACACGCCCTTTACACGTTACGCGGCGATGAAGCACTCCAGCTTCGTGACTCCGTGGTCGTTGGCCGCTTCGGGCTTCGCGCCGGTGAGCGTCGTTGCTTCTCATTGACCTTCGACACCGAAGCCCCTGCGGTGTTGCCACCACTTGGCGGCGCCGCCCCGGCGAGGATCGAACGGACGGCGATGTGGTGGCGTCGATGGGCAAGTCGATGCACCTATTCAGGCCGCTACCGAGAGCGCGTCATGCGTAGTCTGCTCGTCCTGAAGCTTCTCTGCCATGCACCGTCAGGCGCCATCGTGGCCGCGCCAACGACGTCATTCCCGGAGCGTTGGGGGGCGGATCTGAATTGGGATTATCGCTATTGTTGGCCACGCGATGCCTCGTTGACGGTTCGTGCCCTCCTTGAACTTGGATACGTCGAGGAGGCCATTGCTTTCGTGAGCTGGCTTCTGCACAGCACCCGGCTCACTCAGCCGGAGCTCTGCGTGCTTTATGACGTATACGGCGAGGTGCCTCGAAAGGAGCAGACGCTCACTCACCTGACCGGCTTCCGCGGCTCTCGCCCAGTTCGGGTCGGCAATGCCGCGGCGGCGCAAATTCAGCTCGACGTGTACGGTGAAGTCATCGATGCCGTCGCCCAGATGTGCCGTTGGGGCCTCCGGCTCGACGCAGAGACGCAACGAATGCTGCGCCGATTCGGTAAATACGTTTGCGCAAACTGGCGCAAGCCGGACCACGGGCTCTGGGAACCCCGCGAGGACCCCAGCCATCATACCCACTCACGCCTCCTATGCTGGACGGCCCTGGACCGACTCCTCGAGCTCCATGGTCGCGGCCACGTTCGACGTATTCCGATGAACGTGTTCCACGACGAGCGGCGCGCCATTCGGGCAGAGATCGAAGAGAAAGCCTGGAATCCGCGATTGCACAGCTACACGCACGTGCTCGGGGGCGAGGCGGTGGACGCCAGTTTGCTCCTCCTTGCTTGGTACGGCTTCACCGACGTGAGGGCCCCAAGAATGAGAGATACGTTCGAGCGAGTGCGAAAATGCCTTATCGCGCGACCAGGGCTTCTCTTTCGAGGCGAGGGAAGCCGCGCGCAGGGCGAGGGCGCCTTTGGAATTTGCAGCTTTTGGGTGGCCGAGCTTCTGGCCCGCAGCGATGAGACGTTCGAGGAAGCCGAACTTTGGTTCGAGCAGACCCTGTCCTATGCCAATGATCTGGGATTGTTCGCCGAGGAGATGGACCTGGAGACGGGCGAAGCTCTCGGCAACTTTCCTCAAGCATTCACGCACGTCGGGCTCATTTGCGCAGCCCTCGCCATCGAGGCGCGACGGGCAGCAAAGGGGGCGGTCGATGAACTGGGGTAG
- a CDS encoding SDR family oxidoreductase has translation MMSHHASLAGKVAVVTGASSGVGRALARAFGDRGASVALIARTRDALDAAAEEIVRAGGRAMVFPLDVSDAQAVESAADRVVAEWGCIDIWLNDAMVSVFAPVMDTRPEEYRRVMEVNYLGYVHGTLSALKHMRARNQGLIVQIGSALAYRSIPLQSAYCASKAAIRGFTDSLRSELVHDGSRIRIVMLQLPAVNTPQFQVVRNRLPKHPQPVPPIYQPEVIAEAALYAVEHPARELWIGWSTLKAIVGQRLFPGLLDRYLARRAYDAQQTDALRHAHADNVDVPVPGDRGAHGEFDRWSRRGSTELWLRMHRHAFAAALFAMFIAVGIAAAVPQDSPASDPYGITFP, from the coding sequence ATGATGTCGCATCATGCGTCCCTTGCGGGAAAGGTCGCGGTCGTGACTGGAGCTTCGAGTGGCGTAGGGCGCGCCCTGGCGCGTGCGTTCGGCGACCGAGGGGCCTCGGTCGCGTTGATCGCAAGAACGCGCGACGCCCTGGATGCCGCGGCCGAGGAGATCGTACGAGCGGGAGGGCGGGCGATGGTCTTTCCGTTGGACGTCTCCGACGCGCAAGCGGTGGAGAGCGCGGCCGATCGGGTCGTCGCGGAATGGGGATGCATCGATATTTGGCTGAACGACGCCATGGTGTCGGTATTCGCGCCCGTGATGGATACGCGGCCCGAGGAGTACCGTCGTGTGATGGAGGTGAACTACCTCGGATACGTCCACGGCACGCTGTCGGCGCTCAAGCACATGCGAGCGCGCAATCAGGGACTCATCGTCCAAATTGGGTCGGCCCTCGCATATCGCTCGATTCCGCTTCAAAGTGCCTATTGCGCCTCCAAAGCTGCCATTCGCGGATTCACGGATTCGCTCCGCTCGGAACTCGTTCACGACGGGAGTCGAATTCGCATCGTCATGCTGCAATTGCCGGCGGTGAATACACCGCAGTTCCAGGTAGTGCGCAATCGGCTGCCGAAACATCCGCAACCGGTGCCGCCCATCTATCAGCCCGAGGTGATCGCCGAGGCCGCGCTCTATGCGGTCGAGCACCCGGCTCGCGAGCTGTGGATCGGCTGGAGCACGCTGAAGGCCATCGTGGGCCAGCGCCTATTCCCCGGTCTATTGGATCGATACCTCGCGAGGCGCGCTTATGACGCGCAGCAGACCGACGCCTTGCGGCACGCGCACGCCGACAACGTCGATGTGCCCGTGCCCGGCGATCGCGGCGCCCACGGCGAATTCGACCGCTGGTCTCGCCGCGGCAGCACGGAATTATGGCTGCGGATGCATCGTCACGCGTTCGCGGCGGCGCTGTTTGCCATGTTCATCGCCGTCGGCATCGCCGCGGCCGTACCGCAGGATAGCCCAGCCAGCGATCCATATGGAATCACCTTTCCATGA
- a CDS encoding YbhB/YbcL family Raf kinase inhibitor-like protein, protein MRWLVLFAGLALTAASAAPIKLSSSSFGNGAAIPSQCTCQGNDLSPPLTWTDAPSDAKSLALIVIDQDATSGPDRHPFVHWIAFNMAPSLRTLPGGVRESTDLALQGMNDFGRMGYAGPCPPSGRHRYMFRIYALDTRIVTTAPLTFAEFTKAVDGHVLGRGELVGTFAKTP, encoded by the coding sequence ATGAGATGGCTGGTCCTTTTTGCCGGCCTTGCTTTGACCGCAGCGTCGGCCGCTCCCATCAAGTTGTCTTCTTCGAGCTTTGGAAATGGTGCCGCGATCCCGTCGCAGTGTACCTGTCAGGGAAATGACCTATCGCCGCCCCTGACGTGGACCGATGCGCCGTCGGACGCGAAGAGCCTTGCGCTCATCGTCATCGATCAGGACGCGACCAGCGGGCCCGATCGACATCCATTCGTTCACTGGATCGCATTCAACATGGCACCGTCGCTGCGCACACTACCGGGCGGCGTGCGTGAATCCACCGACCTCGCCCTGCAAGGGATGAACGACTTTGGACGAATGGGCTATGCAGGCCCATGCCCGCCGAGCGGGCGGCACCGGTACATGTTTCGGATTTACGCGCTCGACACGCGCATCGTAACGACCGCGCCTCTGACGTTCGCCGAATTCACCAAGGCCGTCGACGGGCACGTCCTCGGGCGTGGGGAGCTCGTTGGCACCTTCGCCAAGACGCCCTGA